A section of the Bacteroidia bacterium genome encodes:
- a CDS encoding ABC transporter permease, translated as MKTFLYQLWIEYKLYFRSPGSLLWSFLFPAITISALGVHFGNEKPITVAIGWVDEDQSPQSRQLKEFLYQHAQQFKIEEGQKSTFEKKIKNHQKAAYIYVPKGYQNAHQPIELVYNPYQVQSILYISLLLDKIIAEFNLAQNRIPSLTTYQKKALTVNPKKSYLDFLVPGVLSLQIMSYCLWSIGFVMLSYREKGNLKRIAVTPVRKSTYILSQIVHRYSIVILQSLFIVAFAYWAFNVKVRGDVFSLWLALSIGMFTFMAIGFFIASVVPNIELCIGINNLLFLLMLALSGIFFSTDNLPSFLQGISKVLPLTHLADMVRGIYVEGSSLLDFKYGLLVLLLYFGVAFAGSVHFFRWTSK; from the coding sequence ATGAAAACTTTTTTATATCAACTTTGGATTGAATATAAACTCTATTTTCGCAGTCCAGGGTCCTTGCTGTGGTCTTTTTTATTTCCTGCAATTACCATATCGGCATTAGGTGTACATTTTGGTAATGAAAAACCTATCACCGTAGCTATTGGCTGGGTTGATGAAGATCAATCGCCGCAATCACGGCAGTTGAAGGAATTTTTGTATCAACATGCTCAACAGTTCAAGATAGAAGAAGGGCAAAAATCAACTTTTGAGAAAAAAATTAAAAATCATCAAAAAGCAGCGTACATTTATGTTCCTAAGGGCTATCAAAATGCGCACCAGCCGATAGAGTTAGTTTACAATCCGTATCAAGTACAAAGTATCCTCTACATCAGTTTGCTACTAGACAAGATTATTGCAGAATTTAACCTTGCCCAAAACCGCATACCTTCTTTGACTACTTACCAAAAAAAAGCTCTAACCGTTAATCCTAAAAAGTCTTACCTTGACTTTTTGGTTCCTGGCGTGTTGAGCTTACAAATTATGAGTTACTGCTTGTGGAGTATAGGTTTTGTAATGTTAAGCTACCGAGAGAAAGGAAATTTGAAGCGTATTGCGGTTACGCCTGTGAGAAAGTCTACTTACATTTTATCTCAAATTGTGCATAGGTACAGTATTGTAATACTGCAAAGTTTGTTTATTGTAGCTTTTGCGTATTGGGCATTTAATGTAAAAGTAAGGGGAGATGTATTTTCGTTGTGGTTGGCGTTAAGCATAGGGATGTTCACTTTTATGGCGATAGGTTTTTTCATTGCATCTGTGGTGCCAAATATAGAGTTGTGTATAGGGATAAACAATTTACTATTTTTGCTTATGTTGGCTTTAAGTGGGATATTTTTTTCTACCGACAATTTGCCCAGCTTTTTGCAAGGAATTAGCAAGGTATTGCCCTTGACGCATTTAGCCGATATGGTCAGAGGGATATATGTAGAAGGAAGTTCTTTATTAGACTTTAAGTACGGATTGCTGGTTTTGCTATTGTATTTTGGAGTTGCGTTTGCGGGGAGTGTTCATTTTTTTAGATGGACAAGCAAGTGA
- a CDS encoding U32 family peptidase C-terminal domain-containing protein, whose translation MRKLPELLMPAGNLEKLKFAYAYGADACYAGVPAYSLRARENEFKIETIAESVEYAHKLGKKIYLTNNIIPHNRKIDGYLRALDQMVELKPDAFIMSDIGMIHLTKQRYPDLEIHLSVQANVVNWATAKYWHEVVGVKRIILSRELAISEIAEIHAKVPTLELEAFVHGAICMAYSGRCLLSNYFNHRDANQGICTNACRWEYKVIQKVNPDFGEKLFYDLNVSDEPYQPLPDNVEYYIEQVNRPGELNLIDEDEHGTYIMNAKDLCAIEHLQELADAGVCSFKVEGRSKSIYYVQQVARAYRMAIDALYTDKVKEAAQEGLKEVYAHSNRGFTTGFLLRNPKEYGQNYAHGESEYSTHAYLGVVRAYDKEKKMALVEPKNRFEVGTLIEWIHPEWGVKSAMLNEMYDQKYNPISVVHGGTKPVWIPCEYELNEFSMLRQPLIELPVIQG comes from the coding sequence ATGAGAAAGTTGCCCGAACTTCTAATGCCCGCAGGGAATTTAGAAAAGCTAAAATTTGCTTATGCTTATGGTGCAGATGCGTGTTATGCAGGTGTACCTGCGTACTCCTTACGCGCAAGGGAAAATGAGTTCAAAATAGAAACCATAGCCGAAAGCGTAGAATACGCACACAAATTAGGCAAAAAAATCTACCTTACTAATAACATTATCCCACATAACCGAAAAATAGACGGATACCTGCGCGCCTTAGACCAAATGGTAGAACTCAAGCCTGATGCCTTTATCATGAGCGACATTGGGATGATTCACTTGACCAAACAACGTTATCCTGACTTGGAAATACACCTTTCTGTGCAAGCTAATGTAGTTAATTGGGCAACAGCTAAATACTGGCACGAAGTTGTAGGAGTTAAACGCATCATTCTCAGCCGAGAACTTGCTATTAGCGAAATTGCTGAAATTCACGCCAAAGTACCCACTCTTGAATTAGAAGCCTTTGTACATGGCGCTATTTGTATGGCATATTCAGGAAGATGTCTGCTAAGTAACTATTTTAATCACAGAGATGCTAATCAAGGTATTTGTACAAACGCCTGCCGATGGGAATATAAAGTAATCCAAAAAGTCAATCCTGATTTTGGAGAAAAACTTTTCTACGATTTGAACGTTTCTGATGAACCTTATCAACCTCTGCCCGATAATGTTGAGTATTATATTGAACAAGTAAACAGACCTGGCGAACTGAACTTAATTGACGAAGATGAGCACGGCACTTATATTATGAACGCCAAAGATTTGTGTGCTATTGAACATTTGCAAGAATTAGCCGATGCAGGTGTTTGCAGTTTCAAGGTAGAAGGGCGTTCTAAGTCTATTTACTACGTACAGCAAGTAGCTCGTGCCTATCGTATGGCTATTGATGCGCTCTACACAGATAAGGTCAAAGAAGCTGCCCAAGAGGGCTTAAAAGAAGTATATGCCCATTCAAATAGAGGTTTTACCACTGGTTTTTTACTTCGCAATCCCAAAGAATACGGTCAAAACTATGCTCATGGCGAATCTGAATACAGCACACATGCATACTTGGGCGTGGTACGAGCTTACGATAAAGAGAAAAAAATGGCACTAGTAGAACCTAAAAACCGCTTTGAAGTAGGCACTTTGATAGAGTGGATTCATCCTGAATGGGGTGTAAAATCAGCTATGCTCAACGAAATGTACGACCAAAAATACAATCCTATTTCGGTAGTGCATGGAGGTACAAAACCTGTTTGGATACCCTGCGAATATGAACTTAATGAGTTTTCTATGCTTAGACAACCTTTGATTGAGCTGCCCGTTATTCAAGGCTAA
- a CDS encoding LytTR family DNA-binding domain-containing protein translates to MIHVIIADDELPAREKMSYMLKNIPNITIDAVAKNGIEALQAIISYKPHLAFLDIQMPGLSGIEVAEHIPQDIPTKVVFTTAYQEYAIKAFEVNAVDYLLKPFNAERLQSAIHKSGLRDEKENYNIQKLKQDFKQQTELKFSEKIPVTHRDKIKLIDYEDITLIKVDGRGCYLFTAEGSYYIHQSLEYFEQRLPEKDFLRVNRAEIINLRQIKELVIWFSNRYKVILNDTNEVLCSRDKSKVIKKVLNLNHKDI, encoded by the coding sequence ATGATTCACGTTATCATTGCTGATGATGAATTACCTGCTCGAGAAAAAATGTCCTATATGCTCAAAAATATACCGAACATTACTATTGACGCCGTGGCTAAAAATGGTATAGAAGCCTTACAAGCAATTATAAGCTATAAACCCCATTTAGCTTTCTTGGACATTCAGATGCCTGGACTTTCAGGTATTGAAGTAGCTGAACACATTCCGCAAGATATTCCTACCAAAGTTGTGTTTACTACGGCTTACCAAGAATATGCAATAAAAGCCTTTGAGGTTAACGCAGTAGATTATTTGCTCAAACCTTTTAATGCTGAACGCTTACAATCTGCTATCCATAAAAGTGGGTTGAGAGATGAAAAAGAAAATTACAACATACAAAAATTGAAACAAGACTTCAAGCAGCAAACTGAACTTAAGTTCAGTGAAAAAATCCCTGTTACACACAGAGATAAAATAAAATTGATAGACTATGAAGATATTACTCTAATAAAGGTAGATGGAAGAGGGTGTTACCTTTTTACTGCAGAAGGTTCATATTATATTCATCAAAGTTTAGAGTATTTTGAACAACGTTTGCCTGAAAAAGATTTTTTACGTGTCAATAGGGCTGAAATCATCAATTTACGGCAAATTAAGGAGTTAGTAATATGGTTTAGCAATCGCTATAAAGTGATACTGAACGATACCAATGAAGTTCTTTGTAGCAGAGATAAGTCAAAAGTCATAAAAAAGGTACTTAATTTGAATCATAAAGACATTTAA
- the tgt gene encoding tRNA guanosine(34) transglycosylase Tgt codes for MSIFKFEIIAEDKQSKARAGILHTPHGSIETPIFMPVGTVGTVKAVSQQDLIQKIKAQIILGNTYHLYLRPGIDILHKAGGLHCFMHWNRPILTDSGGFQVYSLSGIRKIREEGVTFQSHLDGSKHIFTPENVIDTQRKIGSDIMMVLDECNPYPCEYNYAKKSMEMTHRWAKRCKKRFEETQNLYKHEQTLFCIVQGSIYPDLRRQSAEVLSEMDFFGNAIGGLSVGEPAELMYQITDVVTDILPKHKPRYLMGVGTPANLLESFALGIDMMDCVMPTRNARNGTLFTRNGVMNMRNAKYKDDFSPLDEDSDCEIDHYYSKAYLRHLLSQNEILGAWIASIHNLRFYLWIAEQARKHIIEGDFCIWKAQMVDRLAQRI; via the coding sequence ATGAGCATATTCAAATTTGAAATTATCGCAGAAGATAAACAAAGTAAAGCACGTGCAGGTATCTTACATACACCACACGGTAGCATTGAAACACCTATTTTTATGCCCGTAGGTACAGTAGGTACGGTAAAAGCTGTTTCTCAACAAGATCTTATCCAAAAAATTAAAGCACAAATTATTTTAGGGAATACTTATCATTTATACCTTCGTCCTGGCATTGATATTTTACATAAAGCAGGCGGATTACACTGTTTTATGCATTGGAATAGACCTATTCTTACAGATAGCGGAGGTTTTCAAGTATATTCTTTGTCAGGAATTCGTAAAATAAGAGAAGAGGGAGTAACTTTTCAGTCGCATTTAGATGGTTCAAAACATATTTTTACACCTGAAAATGTAATAGATACTCAACGTAAAATAGGTTCAGATATCATGATGGTTTTAGATGAATGCAATCCCTACCCGTGCGAATATAACTATGCCAAAAAGTCAATGGAAATGACCCACAGATGGGCTAAACGTTGTAAAAAGCGTTTTGAGGAGACACAAAATTTATATAAGCATGAACAAACGTTATTTTGTATTGTACAAGGAAGCATTTATCCTGATTTACGCAGGCAAAGTGCAGAGGTATTATCAGAAATGGACTTTTTTGGGAATGCTATCGGAGGATTATCCGTGGGAGAACCTGCCGAACTCATGTATCAAATTACAGATGTTGTTACGGATATTCTACCTAAGCATAAACCACGTTATTTGATGGGTGTGGGTACACCTGCTAATCTCTTAGAGAGCTTTGCTTTGGGCATTGACATGATGGACTGCGTTATGCCTACTCGTAATGCCCGAAACGGAACATTATTTACTCGTAATGGTGTTATGAACATGCGAAATGCAAAGTACAAAGATGATTTCTCACCTTTAGATGAAGACTCTGACTGTGAAATTGACCACTATTATTCGAAAGCCTATCTTAGGCATTTGCTTTCTCAAAACGAGATACTGGGTGCCTGGATAGCTAGTATTCACAATTTACGTTTTTATCTTTGGATAGCAGAGCAAGCTCGTAAGCACATCATTGAGGGTGATTTTTGTATTTGGAAAGCACAAATGGTAGATAGATTAGCTCAAAGAATATAA
- a CDS encoding ABC transporter permease, which produces MFNKTLKKVTYLCSVTIGIICIVFFLFHAFAKDPAKMLIGQRTDIQTLENIRKEMHLDKPILQRFLYYLTDISPISVHLQKEKTYLNYDYVLLVKITGYALLLKKPYLGRSYQTNEKVWNVIVDHLYGTLLLSFFALCIASSVGILAGVIAAVYKKTGLDYFIQLFTNIGISLPSFFASLLMGWVFGYWLQDYTGLPFSGYILQFDPITLDFYYDWRYIVLPSLTLGLRPASIITSLMRANMIEILQEDYIRTARAKGLNNFKIIFKHALRNGLNTVISAISNWLASLIAGAFFVEYIFSWKGLGYLTVQAIEQQDFPVIMGIVLVLGVFFVLLNFITDFLYQWADPRLRV; this is translated from the coding sequence ATGTTTAACAAAACTCTGAAAAAGGTAACTTACTTATGTAGCGTAACCATAGGAATCATTTGTATTGTGTTTTTTCTATTTCATGCTTTTGCCAAAGACCCTGCCAAAATGCTCATAGGACAACGCACAGATATACAAACATTAGAAAACATACGTAAAGAAATGCACTTAGATAAGCCGATTCTACAACGTTTTTTATACTATCTTACAGATATTTCACCTATCTCGGTCCATCTCCAAAAAGAAAAAACTTATCTCAACTATGATTATGTACTTTTAGTTAAAATAACAGGTTATGCTTTGTTGCTAAAAAAGCCTTATTTAGGGCGGTCTTATCAGACTAATGAAAAAGTATGGAACGTGATAGTAGACCATTTGTACGGTACTCTTTTATTATCATTTTTTGCTTTGTGCATAGCGAGTAGTGTAGGAATTTTAGCAGGGGTCATTGCCGCAGTGTATAAAAAAACAGGATTAGACTATTTTATACAACTTTTTACAAACATAGGTATATCTTTACCTTCATTTTTTGCCTCATTATTGATGGGTTGGGTATTCGGTTATTGGTTACAAGATTATACGGGGCTACCTTTTTCAGGGTATATTTTGCAGTTTGACCCTATTACCTTAGATTTTTACTATGATTGGCGATATATAGTACTACCCAGCTTAACCTTAGGACTTCGCCCAGCATCTATTATAACATCGCTAATGCGGGCTAATATGATAGAAATTTTGCAAGAAGACTACATTCGTACTGCAAGAGCAAAAGGGTTGAATAATTTCAAAATTATTTTTAAGCATGCTCTACGTAACGGACTTAACACAGTTATATCTGCGATTTCAAATTGGTTAGCTTCCTTGATTGCAGGTGCTTTTTTTGTAGAGTATATATTTAGTTGGAAGGGCTTAGGATATCTGACTGTTCAAGCCATAGAGCAGCAAGACTTTCCTGTGATTATGGGTATAGTTTTGGTATTAGGAGTATTTTTTGTACTTCTTAATTTTATTACGGACTTTTTATATCAATGGGCAGATCCACGCTTACGTGTATAG
- a CDS encoding leucine-rich repeat domain-containing protein yields the protein MKLLHSALWTIIYICILSAQTLPIDILHKHPVDTSIAGALTRPDKVYKLNLSKQDLTSIPPEISKLKKLHVLDVSYNMLETLPPQIGDLTLLQIINAQNNNLTSIPAEISKLEHLEILNLQTNKLTQIPAEIGKLHKLKSLTLQNNQLESIPPQIEQCKNLEVLNIQNNLIKQLPAEIGKLTHLQALYIQNNLIKQLPPEIVHLQNLQWLYVGKNNNIATPSNFFSLLSQLPKLQWLELENCNLKVLSHDIGKLKHLRMLEIANNPIKTLTDSIGNLTTLKVLNVSNCQLTKIPAGIGRLVHLERLILNNNAITSLPPEIAKLQKNLKYVSLKGNPINEVEKAKLKKWLPNTLIEY from the coding sequence ATGAAACTATTGCACTCTGCTTTATGGACGATAATTTACATTTGTATTCTTAGCGCCCAAACCCTACCAATTGATATTTTGCACAAGCACCCCGTTGATACCTCAATAGCAGGTGCTTTAACTAGACCTGACAAAGTTTATAAGCTCAATCTCAGCAAACAGGATTTGACTTCTATCCCACCTGAAATTAGTAAGCTCAAAAAATTGCATGTTTTAGACGTGAGCTATAACATGTTAGAAACTCTACCGCCACAAATTGGAGACCTAACCCTGTTACAAATCATAAATGCACAAAATAACAATCTCACTTCTATACCTGCTGAGATTAGTAAATTAGAGCATTTAGAAATTCTTAATCTACAAACTAATAAACTTACTCAAATTCCTGCTGAGATAGGTAAGCTGCACAAGCTCAAATCGCTGACCTTACAAAATAACCAGTTAGAAAGCATACCTCCTCAAATTGAACAATGTAAAAACTTAGAGGTTCTCAATATTCAAAACAACCTTATCAAACAATTGCCTGCTGAGATAGGTAAATTAACCCATTTGCAAGCATTATACATTCAGAATAATCTCATCAAGCAGCTTCCTCCTGAAATTGTGCATTTACAGAATTTACAGTGGTTGTATGTGGGTAAAAATAACAATATTGCTACACCGAGCAATTTCTTTTCACTTTTATCGCAGCTTCCTAAATTACAATGGTTAGAGTTAGAAAATTGTAATTTGAAAGTCTTATCTCATGATATAGGTAAATTGAAGCATTTGCGCATGTTAGAGATAGCCAATAATCCTATTAAAACGCTCACGGATAGCATTGGTAATCTTACTACGCTCAAAGTATTGAATGTATCTAACTGTCAGTTGACAAAAATTCCTGCTGGTATTGGCAGATTAGTTCATTTAGAACGTTTGATACTCAATAATAATGCGATAACTTCGCTTCCACCTGAGATAGCTAAGCTCCAAAAAAATCTCAAATATGTGAGTTTGAAAGGTAATCCTATCAATGAAGTAGAGAAGGCAAAACTTAAAAAATGGCTTCCCAATACGCTTATAGAGTATTAG
- the hemB gene encoding porphobilinogen synthase codes for MNIRPRRNRKSQSIRELVQETWLTSKDLLYPLFLVEGEKQKIPISTMPDVFRLSLDNILFEIEECLKIGIVAYAIFPAIPEHKKDKYATESYREGNMYASAIYTIKQRFPEIALMTDVAMDPYSSDGHDGLVENGQILNDETLPILAKMALVQAQAGADILGPSDMMDGRVAYLRQALDKAGYSQVSIMSYTAKYASAFYGPFRDALDSAPKIGDKKTYQMNPANKREALREAELDTQEGADILMVKPALAYLDVIHLLKSHTHLPLAAYNVSGEYAMIKFAAQAGCFNETNAMIEVLTSIKRAGADIILTYFAKSAAKYLRSL; via the coding sequence ATGAACATTCGCCCGCGCAGAAATAGAAAATCCCAAAGTATAAGAGAATTAGTACAAGAAACTTGGCTAACTTCAAAAGACTTGCTTTACCCTTTGTTTTTAGTAGAAGGAGAAAAGCAGAAAATTCCCATTTCTACTATGCCTGATGTGTTTCGTTTATCTTTGGATAATATCTTATTTGAAATAGAAGAGTGCCTCAAAATAGGAATTGTAGCTTATGCTATTTTTCCTGCAATCCCTGAACATAAAAAAGATAAATATGCCACAGAAAGCTACCGAGAAGGAAATATGTATGCTAGTGCTATTTATACTATCAAACAGCGTTTCCCTGAAATTGCTTTAATGACAGATGTAGCTATGGACCCATACAGCAGCGATGGACATGATGGGTTAGTAGAAAATGGACAAATCCTAAACGATGAAACTTTACCTATATTAGCTAAAATGGCATTAGTACAAGCTCAAGCAGGTGCAGATATTTTAGGTCCTTCCGATATGATGGACGGGCGAGTAGCTTACCTTCGCCAAGCACTAGATAAAGCAGGTTATAGCCAAGTTAGTATTATGTCTTACACTGCTAAATATGCTAGTGCTTTTTACGGACCTTTTAGAGATGCATTAGACTCTGCACCTAAAATAGGCGATAAAAAGACCTATCAAATGAATCCTGCCAATAAGCGCGAAGCACTACGTGAAGCAGAATTAGATACCCAAGAAGGAGCAGATATCCTTATGGTAAAACCCGCCTTAGCGTATTTAGATGTCATTCATTTGCTCAAATCTCATACTCATTTACCTTTGGCGGCGTACAATGTTAGTGGAGAATATGCTATGATTAAATTCGCAGCTCAAGCAGGATGCTTTAATGAAACGAATGCCATGATAGAGGTGCTTACATCTATAAAAAGAGCAGGTGCAGATATTATCCTGACTTATTTTGCAAAATCCGCAGCTAAATATCTACGTTCTCTTTAA
- a CDS encoding LptF/LptG family permease, which yields MFKILDRYIIRKFLSTFFFMMLLVNLVILTIDYIEKAEDFAGKNNNNIPVPLKIVFIDYYGNLVPYLIGLLTPVFVFLAVIYFTSRLSARTEIVAILSSGISFNRLMLPYLFCAALIAGMSFYLNSWVIPKSTQKRIEIEYRWLRPKINYQAKHLHRRLNSDSYIYIEGYNTENQRADRLTIDRIQDGRVTYRLISDVAIWNSEKQEWSILNIQERFIQYDSQNKVSERIRKRAKLDTNLKFTPDDFIYRELKEAGMTLPELSEFIEVETQRGSNELHKFKVEWHQRFAIPFATFILVIIGVSLSARKVRGGIGLKIGLGVLITFLYILAFQFTTTLSRNGRVPIWLSVWLPNFIFGAVAMVFYQKAKE from the coding sequence ATGTTCAAAATTCTAGATAGGTACATTATTCGGAAGTTTTTAAGCACGTTCTTTTTTATGATGTTGTTAGTCAATCTTGTCATTTTGACTATTGACTACATAGAAAAAGCAGAAGATTTTGCAGGTAAAAACAACAACAACATTCCTGTACCTTTGAAAATAGTTTTCATAGACTATTACGGCAATTTAGTTCCCTATCTAATTGGGCTTTTAACGCCTGTTTTTGTGTTTTTGGCTGTTATTTATTTTACTTCTCGGCTTTCTGCACGTACAGAAATAGTTGCGATATTAAGTTCAGGAATAAGCTTTAACCGTTTAATGTTGCCGTATCTATTTTGTGCAGCCTTAATTGCAGGAATGTCCTTTTATCTAAACAGTTGGGTAATTCCAAAATCCACGCAAAAGCGGATAGAAATAGAGTATCGTTGGTTGAGACCTAAGATTAACTACCAAGCTAAACATTTACACAGGCGATTGAACTCGGATTCGTACATTTACATTGAAGGATATAATACAGAAAACCAACGCGCAGATAGGCTAACTATTGACAGGATCCAAGACGGTAGAGTTACCTACCGACTAATTTCTGATGTAGCCATTTGGAACAGTGAAAAACAAGAGTGGTCTATTCTAAACATACAAGAGCGGTTTATACAGTACGACTCACAAAACAAAGTTTCAGAACGTATAAGGAAGCGAGCTAAATTAGATACCAACCTCAAATTTACACCTGATGATTTTATTTATCGTGAGTTAAAAGAAGCAGGTATGACCTTACCTGAATTAAGTGAGTTTATTGAGGTAGAAACTCAAAGGGGTTCAAATGAATTGCATAAATTCAAAGTAGAGTGGCATCAGCGGTTTGCTATTCCTTTTGCTACGTTTATTTTAGTAATTATTGGGGTAAGTTTATCTGCAAGGAAGGTGCGTGGGGGCATAGGACTAAAAATTGGACTGGGAGTTTTAATTACTTTCTTGTACATTTTAGCTTTTCAATTTACAACTACTCTTTCTCGTAATGGTAGAGTACCTATATGGTTATCGGTTTGGCTTCCTAATTTTATTTTTGGGGCGGTAGCTATGGTATTTTATCAAAAAGCGAAGGAGTAA
- the hflX gene encoding GTPase HflX, which translates to MEKAVLVGVVLPHQRKEQIQEYLEELAFLAETAGAKAEKTFIQSLPHPDPRTFIQKGKAEEIKNYVREHKVDLVIFDDALSPSQARNLEELFNTKEIDDHKCKVLDRNGLILDIFAKRAKTAQAKTQVELAQLQYLLPRLTGMWTHLQKQKGGIGMKGPGEKEIETDRRLIRNRISKLKEALKHIDRQNTTRRKHRDNIIRVALVGYTNAGKSTLMNVLTKANVFAENKLFATLDTTVRKVVWDQIPFLISDTVGFIRKLPHQLVECFKSTLDEVREADMLLHVIDLSHPHYQDHIKVVRQTLVEIGAGDKYILQVFNKIDLVQDEMTLKNWQESYIGKENAPSVFISAHQRINIEELREKIVNFGKGYRKLYA; encoded by the coding sequence ATGGAAAAAGCAGTATTAGTAGGTGTAGTATTACCTCATCAACGCAAAGAGCAAATTCAAGAATATTTGGAAGAGTTGGCTTTTTTAGCTGAAACCGCAGGAGCAAAAGCAGAAAAAACTTTTATTCAATCTTTACCTCATCCCGATCCCCGAACTTTCATTCAGAAAGGAAAAGCAGAAGAGATTAAAAATTATGTCCGAGAGCATAAGGTGGACTTAGTTATTTTTGATGATGCCCTATCACCTTCGCAGGCACGAAATTTAGAAGAACTGTTCAATACCAAAGAAATAGATGACCATAAGTGCAAAGTTTTAGATAGAAATGGCTTAATTTTAGACATATTTGCCAAGCGTGCTAAAACCGCCCAAGCGAAAACTCAAGTAGAGTTAGCGCAGCTGCAATATCTCTTACCTCGTTTAACAGGAATGTGGACGCACTTGCAAAAACAAAAGGGCGGGATTGGTATGAAAGGACCTGGAGAAAAAGAAATAGAAACCGATAGGCGTTTGATACGTAACCGCATCAGCAAACTTAAAGAAGCGCTTAAACATATTGACAGACAAAATACTACCCGCCGCAAGCATAGAGATAACATAATCAGAGTGGCGTTAGTAGGCTACACAAATGCAGGCAAATCTACCTTAATGAACGTACTGACCAAAGCAAATGTATTTGCAGAAAATAAACTCTTTGCTACTTTAGACACTACGGTACGCAAAGTAGTATGGGACCAAATTCCTTTTTTGATTTCTGATACTGTTGGTTTTATTCGCAAGTTGCCCCATCAATTGGTAGAGTGCTTCAAAAGTACTTTGGATGAAGTTAGAGAAGCAGACATGCTGCTACATGTGATAGACCTTTCTCATCCACACTACCAAGATCATATAAAAGTAGTCCGACAAACTTTGGTAGAAATTGGCGCGGGTGATAAATACATTCTTCAAGTATTCAACAAGATTGACCTTGTTCAAGATGAAATGACCTTAAAGAACTGGCAAGAGAGTTATATAGGAAAGGAAAATGCGCCAAGTGTTTTTATTTCTGCTCATCAAAGGATAAACATTGAGGAGTTAAGAGAGAAGATTGTCAATTTTGGAAAAGGTTATAGAAAGCTGTATGCTTAG
- the tpiA gene encoding triose-phosphate isomerase, protein MRRTKIIAGNWKMHLSYSEAIELTEQILIQSKDHLNDYTKIILFVPFVYAHPIAQKCAQHPHIYVGVQNMYYEKAGPYTGEISPVMLNSIGIKAVIIGHSERRNLFYEQDELLAKKVKSAIEHGLLPVFCVGETLQERETDKTQEVIDTQLKKGLFHLSTEEIKKVVIAYEPVWAIGTGKNATAEQAQSVHAYIRKQIEANYHPAISDSIPILYGGSLKPENAAELLSSPDVDGGLIGGASLKAQDFVAILRSVPQPNA, encoded by the coding sequence ATGAGAAGAACTAAAATTATCGCAGGTAACTGGAAAATGCACCTCTCTTATTCCGAAGCCATAGAACTGACCGAACAAATTCTCATCCAATCCAAAGATCATCTCAATGATTATACAAAAATCATCCTTTTTGTGCCATTTGTTTATGCACATCCTATTGCACAAAAGTGTGCCCAACATCCCCACATCTACGTCGGCGTGCAAAATATGTATTATGAAAAAGCAGGTCCCTACACAGGGGAAATTAGCCCTGTCATGCTCAACAGCATCGGAATAAAAGCCGTAATTATTGGACATTCGGAACGCAGAAATCTATTCTATGAACAAGACGAACTTTTAGCAAAAAAAGTAAAATCTGCAATAGAACACGGCTTACTTCCCGTTTTTTGTGTAGGCGAAACCTTACAAGAACGCGAAACAGATAAAACCCAAGAAGTTATTGATACTCAACTTAAAAAAGGCTTATTTCACTTATCCACAGAGGAAATCAAAAAGGTAGTTATTGCATACGAACCTGTATGGGCAATTGGTACAGGTAAAAATGCTACGGCTGAACAAGCTCAATCTGTACATGCATATATCCGCAAGCAAATTGAAGCAAACTACCATCCTGCTATCAGTGATAGTATTCCGATATTGTATGGGGGTTCTCTCAAACCTGAAAACGCAGCCGAACTATTAAGCAGTCCCGATGTAGATGGAGGTTTAATCGGAGGTGCAAGTCTTAAAGCACAAGATTTTGTGGCGATATTACGCTCTGTTCCTCAACCTAACGCATAA